From Haemophilus parainfluenzae:
ACTTTTATTCATTCCATCCCGAGTTGGATAACTAAAAAACAAAAGTGCAGTCATTTTTTGATGAACTTGTTGAGTTGGTCGATAAGCCGAGTTCTGTCGTGGACAATCATTCCTCTAGGCGACAAATTACTCTGCCGCTCAAGCAACCTACCCGAACTCTGGACGGGCCATCCATTGAGTTCCTATTTGGTCTTGCTACGAGTGGAGTTTACCTTGCTGCACGTTGTTACCAACGGCACGGTGTGCTCTTACCACACCCTTTCACCCTTACCGTTTTCACGGCGGTCTGCTCTCTGTTGCACTGGTCGTCGGCTCACGCCGCCCGGACGTTATCCGGCACTCTGCCCTTTGTAGCTCGGACTTTCCTCTCGTTTACTTGTCCCACTAGGTCGTGCGAACACGGTTAAGGGCTTCAATAAACCAGCGATTGTCTAACCAACTCGCGGCGTAGTATAGGGGGAATTCAAAGAGCGGTCAAATTTTCATTCTTATTTTTAATAACTTCCGTTAAAATAGCCCTACAAAACACGGTTATTTTCAACCGCACTTTTATCATAAGGATTTCCTATGAATTATTTACAAATCGCACGAGAAACCCTTTCCGTTGAAAGCCAAGCGCTCGCTCAACTAAGCCAACGTTTGGATGATGCGTTTTCTCAAGTTGTCGATCTTATCCTTACTTGCGAAGGTCGTTTAGTCATCGGTGGTATTGGTAAATCGGGGCTAATTGGCAAAAAAATGGTGGCGACCTTTGCTTCTACAGGGACGCCAAGTTTCTTCCTTCACCCGACTGAAGCCTTTCATGGCGATTTAGGTATGCTAAAACCGATCGACATTGTGATGCTGATTTCTTATAGCGGTGAGACAGATGATGTAAATAAGCTCATTCCAAGTTTGAAAAACTTTGGTAATAAAATTATTGCTTTAACCAGCAATAAAAACTCTACGCTTGCTCGCCATGCGGATTATGTTTTAGATATCACGGTAGAGCGTGAAGTCTGCCCAAACAATCTCGCACCAACCACTTCTGCGTTAGTCACGTTAGCCTTAGGCGATGCTCTTGCGGTTTCATTGATTACTGCGCGTCATTTCCAACCAGCTGATTTTGCGAAATTCCATCCGGGTGGTAGCCTTGGTCGTCGTTTGTTATGCAAAGTAAAAGATCAAATGCAAACTCGCCTACCGATTACCACACCAGATACCAGCTTCACTGATTGCTTAACTATTATGAATGAAGGTCGTATGGGTGTGGCATTAGTCATGAAAAACCAACAACTTAAAGGTATTATTACCGATGGTGATGTGCGCCGAGCATTAACGGCTAACGGAGCTGACACGCTTAATAAAACCGCGAAAGAATTGATGACCTCGTCACCGAAAACTATTCATGAAAATGAATTCTTAGCAAAAGCAGAAGACTTAATGAAAGAGAAGAAAATTCACTCTCTTGTTGTGGTCAATGATGAAAATAATGTTGTGGGCTTAGTGGAGTTCTCAAGCTAATGATTAACGAAAAATTAAAGAAAATTAAATTGGTCATCACCGATGTTGATGGCGTATTAACTGACGGACTACTCCATTATGATGCAAATGGCGAAGCCATTAAAAGTTTCCATGTGCGCGATGGGCTTGGTGTCAAAATGTTGATGGATGCGGGTATTCAAGTAGCCGTATTATCGGGCAGAGATTCGGCGATTCTGCGTAAGCGAATTAGTGATCTCGGAATTAAGTTGTTCTTTTTAGGTAAGCTTGAAAAAGAAAGTGCTTGTTTAGATCTCATGAAACAAGCTGGTGTTACTGCTGAACAAACGGCCTATATTGGTGATGACAGTGTCGATCTCCCCGCTTTTGCAACCTGTGGCCTTTCTTTTGCTGTGGCAGACTCTGCACCTTATGTGCAAAATGCTGTGGATTATGTGCTTTCACTTGGCGGCGGAAAAGGTGCATTCCGTGAAATGTCTGATATGATTTTACATGCTCAGGGCAAAGATGAAGTCTATACTTCAGCCAAAGGTTTTTTAAAATCCGTCAAAAATATGGGCCAATAGCACTCCTCAAAACACCTAAAAAAATAACCGCACTTTGATTATTCAAAAGTGCGGTTATTTCTTTTTATGTTTTATTGATTTGCCGGTAAAGCACCTGAATTCCAAGTCGGTGCTTCAGCGGGTTTCTTCACTTGTAACATAAAGCGCTGATTTGCCGTTGCTTGTGGTTGAACGATCGTACCCGATGGAGTCGAGAACGAAATACCGCCTTTTAACAATTGTTGTACACTACCAGTATTAAACTCTGCGCCTTTCCAACCAAGGTTGAAATCATAACCCGATGAAACCCAGAACTCTGAATTTTTACGTACCAAATGTTGATACTTCGGTGTAATCGCAATATGTACCAACACACGATCGCCTAAAGAATTCAATTCAAACTTACGAACGGTTCCCACTTCAACACCGCGATAAAGCACTGGTGAGCCTTCCGTTAAATTCATCGCATCACTGGTTTCCAAAATAAATGGCACGCCATTGCTGTATTTATTTCGAGGTTGTGCAGTTTGTGCTAAATTAAACTGTGTTTTTGATGGACCTTTGCCTAACTCAATATCAATGTAAGGCTGTAAAAGGCTATCTAAGTTTTCAATTCCACCCGCTGAGATTTGTGGGGAAATCACTTTAAATACAGTACCCTCTTTTGCAATCATCCCCATATAACTTGGGTTAATTAATGCTTTCGCTGTGATACGGTTTGTCTTTTGATCAAGAGCAATCTGCTCGACCTCACCCACATTCATACCAAGATAACGTAAGCTCATTCCTTTACTTAAAGCCGTTGCATCATCTGTGAGTAACGTAATCACTTGCCCTGCTGATTTTGCTCGCAATTCACTTGGATAAAGCGTTTTATTTTTACCTGAACCTGTATTATCAAAGCTTATTGCACCTTTTAATGATCGCGCAACCGGTGATGCCTGGATACTAATACCTTTTGGCGTAATATCAATTTGTGCTGCACTTTCTACCCAGAATACACTTTTATCTGTCAGAAGATGTTGATAAGCCGGATAAATATACACATCAATATCAAAGTTATTGGCTTTCGGTCTTACGTTAATAATTTTACCTACTTCAAACTGACGATAAAGCACGATTGAACCTTTACTAATACTTGGTAAATTAGTCGAATGTAATACTATAGTTGGATTTACCAAATTACCCGTAATGCCCGTTTCTGCACTACTAATATCTTTATAAAGTGGATAGCTTGAATGTGGGGCACCACTTCCTTTTTTGGGTAATACTCTCACCCCACCTTGTAGCCATTTTGATGGCATTGCTGATTCAAAACGTAATCCGTCGATACCAAAACTGACATCAAAATTAGAGGCTGCCACAAATTGAGTATTTTCATGAATAAGATTGCGGTATTCCGCCGCAATTGCCGCTTCAAATTTCACACCATCAACATTTAAGTGCTGCTTCACAATTTGACCAATGGCAATATTGTTATAAAACACCGATTGCCCTTCAGCAATACCATAAGTTTCTGGTGCGGTTAAAGTTAAGACTAAAGTATTCGGTGCTTTGAGTAATAACTCATATTCTCGAATCACATCAAATTGCGTTTTGCTTTCTCCACTACCCGGAATAATTTCAAAATAATCTCCACGGAAGAATTTTTTCGGATTAGCCACATCACCCAAATCTAACTTACGATTTTTTAACACAATACGTGTATTTGTTTTTAACAGGCTAGCTTGACTTGGATCAATTAATAATGTGCCTTTTAAAATTTCTTCATTATTTTCAACCGCACTTAAAGATGAAAGAATACCTACCGGTTCATTACCATAATAAACCGAAGTCTGCTCTGCCTGTAAACCCGCTGTGACCGGAATTGTTATACTTACTTCAATCCCTCGTTTGGCTGCTTGTAAATTAGAGTAAAGTTTGTAATTACTGTCTGCAACGGCCTGTGTGCTATCTGCTGGCGAGTCAAATGATACCGCACCTTGCACCACAGAATTTAAACTTTCTATTGCCACATGCATCCCTGATGAATTAATGTTTGCGTTAATACCACTAATATTCCAAAAACGTGAATCTTTCTTCACAAAATGTGCAAAAGATTTATCAATTACCACATCAATTTCTACTTTATTCTCTTTATTGAAGCGGTAATCATAAATTTTCCCGACCGGCATTTTTTTGAAATACACGGAAGCGCCAATCGAAATTGAGCCTAAATCATCTGAAATTAAATGAATGAGCAAATCGCCAGGATTGACTTGTGCAATAGGGCCTTGCTCTTCAGCAATAAATTCATCTTCTGAATCGCCATCACCCGGTTGAAGCGTAATGTAATTTCCTGATACTAAAGAGTCTAAACCTGAAATCCCTGCAAGAGACACACTTGGTTGGACAAGCCAGAATTTGGTATTTTCCTTTAACACATCGGTGGCTTCAGAATAAACGTTAGCCTCAACTTTCACTTTTTGCATGTTGTCGGTAAAGTTAACCTTCTTCACAACACCGATTTGCAAACCCTGGTAACGTATAGGCGTTTTATCTGCAACGAGTCCTGCGCCATTGGAAAACGTGATCGTAATAGTCTTCCCTCGTTCTTGCACAATTTGGAAAAATAAAATGGCACCAATACATAATGCAATAAAAGGCAACAACCAAAACGGTGAGATGCGTTTATTCTTGCGTAATAACGCTTCCACATTGTTATATTGCTCATCAATAGATTGAGATTCTGGTTTATTGTTTTCTGTCATAAATTTTCCAAATTAATCGACTATCAAACTGAGAAGTTGAAATCATAGTTAAAAACACGGCTGCACCAAAATAAAATGCGGCAGGGCCTACAGTAAAATTAATAATCTGTCCGCGTGTGACTAGAGACATCATCAAAGCTAACACAAAAAGATCCAGCATTGACCAACGTCCTACAAAATGAACAATATGTAATAACCGCATTTGCCATTTGATCGAATGTCGCCATTTAAAATGTACACTCGCAAGCAAGTATACCATAATGAGAATTTTACTTATTGGAACAAAAACACTGGCGAAGAATACCACGAAGGCAACAAAATAGCTGCCCATACTAACAAAGGAAATAACACCAGACATTAAAGTATCTTCTGATAGACTACCTGTTAAATAAACACCTGATATAGGAAGTAAGTTTGCGGGAAAAAGCATAATAACCCCTGAGACTAATGTTGCCCAAACTCGCTGTAACTTAATACTATCGGGTATATCAATAACTGATTCACAACGAGGACAAATTGCACGATGACGGTGATCATATTCTTGATCTTCTTTTAAAAAAGTGTAATCACAAGCTGTACAAAGTACTAACGGCTTATCACTTTGAGTAACGGGTTTCTGCTCGGGATAAAAATCATGCCATAAGTCATCTAAATTAATTTTAATAAACAATAAAGTGGTTAAAAGTGCAGTAAAAACAAAAGCAATTAAATATACATCTACTTCTAACGTGGCATATTCGCGCACTTTAAACATGGTAACAGCGAGTGCAACTAAATACACGTCAAACATGACCCAAGGCTTAATATAACCCAAAAATAATAAGACATTACGAGGCTTAATTTTGAGTAATTTAGAAAGCTGCAACATAATGACTAAAATCGCAAAAGAGACAGGCATTAAAACAGCACAGATAAAAATCATAAATGCAGTATAGGAATATCCCTCTACTGCCATTTTCCAAATCCCTTTCCAAACAGAAGCATCAATTTTAGTACCCAGTAAATCTAAGCTCAATAAAGGATAACCTAAAGCAAATGGCATTAAAATTAAGATAGAAAGGGCGATTAATGAACAACGTTTAAGAGACCAACGACTTCCCGATTGCAATTTATGATGGCAACGCGGACATTGCGCATACTCACCTTCTTGCGGACGACAAACAGACACCGTTGCATCACATCCGATACAACGCACGAGTTTATAAGTGGCATGAGAAAAATCAGGTGTTTTTGTCATTATGTTTTGAGAAATTATAAAAGTGGACTATTTTAGCCTGAATTAAGGGAATTTGTAAAGTTATACATTTGAGCTAGAAACGGAATTATTCTGTCCAGCCATTGTCAATTCTTATAAAAGTGCGGTAAACTGTGCAAGTTTTTATTTTTTATCCTAGGAAAACGCAGAAATGACAGATTCTCAAGTTGAAGCCCAAGTTGAAAATAGTGCTGAAGGCATTCAAAAATTAACTGATACAAAAGCGATCATTGCATATCTTGTGGAAAAATTCCCACTTTGCTTTATTGCAGAAGGTGAAGCTAAACCATTAAAAATTGGTCTTTTCCAAGATCTTGCTGAAGCATTAAAAGATGATGAACGTGTCAGCAAAACTCAATTACGTCAGGCTTTACGTCAATACACCTCTAACTGGCGCTATTTACACGGCTGTCGCGAAGGTGCTGAGCGTGTGGATTTATACGGCAATCCTGCAGGTGTCTTAGATGCAGAACATGTTTCTCATGCGGCTCAGCAATTAGCTGAGGCAAAGGCAAAATTTGCAGACAAGCGCAAAGCAGAATTAGCAGCGAAAAAAACACAACAAAAACGCCCTGCTCGTAAACCAAATACAAATCAAACAACTCGCAAACCGAAAGCACCACAAGTGAAACTAAGTGCGGTTGATTTCACGACACTTTCTACTGGCAGTAAAGTTAAAGTAAAAGTTGGTGAGCAAGCAAAAAATGCGACCGTATTAAATTTGGAAAAAGATGGCGCACGCGTAGAACTTGAAAATGGTTTAGTGATGACAGTCACCGCAGATCGTTTATTTGCCTAATAATTTATTTCTTATCGGGATAAGGTTAAATGAAATTACATACAACCAAAAGTCTTATTGCGACAGCAATTTTAGGTGCGTTATTTCTTCATTCGTCTGACACATTTGCTGTGCAGCCGAAATTAAAGCAAAATGATATTACGATTCCTTCCGCAACTGATGCAAATCAGTTGGCAACAAAGCGTGCAACAACACGTTTAACCCAATCACATTATCGCAAATTCCAGCTTGATGACGCCTTTTCCGACAAGATTTTTGATCGTTACATTAAAAGCTTAGATTACAGCCATAACACCTTTTTAAAATCAGATATTGATGATTTACGTGCTAAATATGGTTCTAAATTAGATAATCAACTTAATGAGGGTGATCTTTCAGCTGCATTTGCGATTTACGATCTGATGATGAAGCGTCGCTATGAGCGTTATGCTTATGCACTATCCTTATTAGATAAAGAACCTGATTTAAAAGGTAATGATCAAATTGAGATCGACCGTGAAAAAGCACCTTTTCCAGCAAGCGAAGAAGATGCAAACAAGCTTTGGGAACAACGAGTCAAAAATGATGTAATCAGTCTGAAGTTAAAAGATAAAAAATGGCCTGAAATTAAAGAAAAACTGACTAAACGTTACAATTTAGCCATCCGTCGATTAACTCAAACCAAGGCTGATGACATTGTTCAGATTTATATTAATGCCTTTGCTCGAGAAATCGATCCGCATACAAGCTATCTTGCGCCACGTACCGCAAAAAGCTTTAATGAAAGTATGAACCTTTCTTTAGAAGGAATTGGTGCAACATTACAATCTGAAGATGACGAAACCAGCATCAAGTCTTTAGTGCCAGGTGCGCCTGCTGAACGCAGTAAAAAATTACAAGCGGGCGATAAAATCATTGGTGTAGGTCAAGAAAAAGGTGAAATCGAAGATATTATCGGTTGGCGTTTAGAAGATATCGTTGACAAAATCAAAGGTAAAAAAGGAACAAAAGTTCGTCTTGAAATTGAACCTGCAAAAGGTGGAAAAAGCCGCATTGTCACTTTAGTGCGCGATAAGGTCCGTATTGAAGATCAAGCAGCCAAACTCACTGTTTCTAAAGTTGAGGGTGAAACGGTTGGTGTCATTAAAATCCCAAGTTTCTATATTGGCCTAACTGATGATGTGAAAAAATTATTAGTGGATGCTGAGAAGAAAAAAATTGGTGCTTTAATTGTGGATCTTCGTGAAAATGGCGGTGGTGCGTTAACGGAAGCGGTCGCATTGAGTGGTTTATTCATTACTGATGGTCCTGTAGTACAAGTTCGTGATGCGTATCAGCGTATTCGTGTACACGAAGATGACGACAATGCCCAGCAATATAAAGGGCCATTGCTGGTAATGATCAATCGTTTCAGTGCGTCTGCTTCTGAAATTTTTGCTGCAGCAATGCAAGATTACAATCGCGGTATCATTATTGGGCAAAATACCTTTGGTAAAGGGACAGTACAACAAAGTCGTTCATTAAACTTTGTGTATGATTTAGACCAAACACCACTTGGTGTATTGCAATATACTATCCAAAAATTCTATCGAATTAATGGTGGTTCAACCCAATTAAAAGGTGTAGCAGCGGATATCAATTTCCCTGAAATTATTGATGCAAAAGAAATTGGTGAAGAAAAAGAAGATAATGCATTGCCTTGGGATAAAATTCCTGCAGCGACTTATTCTGAAACCAACAAAGCGCGTAAAGATGTTGAACCATTAAATGAAAAACATCTTGAGCGCATTGCAAAAGATCCTGAGTTTATTGCGTTAAATGAAGATCTTAAAATCCGTGATGAACGTCGTGAGCGCAAATTCTTGTCATTGAATTTCCAAGAACGCAAAGCGGAAAATGACAAAGATGATGCAAGACGTTTAAAAGATCTCAATGATCGTTTTAAACGTGAAGGTAAAAAAGCATTAAAAGATATTGATGATTTACCGAAAGACTATGAAGCGCCAGATTTCTTCTTAAAAGAAGCGGAAAAAATGGCAGCTGATTTAGTAAAACTCAATGCTAATCAACAAAAAGTGGATGCTGAAATAAAACAAGAAGCGACAAAAGCAACAAAATAACGATTATTTTGACCGCACTTTAGCAGATAAAAAAACTGAAGTGCGGTTATTTTTATGAATATTTTTAAAGGTACAGTAATGTTAAAAGGAACAATGAAATTAAGCACATTAGTCTTATCATTATCAATGATGACGTCAGGTTGTGCGTTAGCAGACTGGGCAAAAACAGTTGGGCAACCTCAACAAGCCGAAAATAAAGGCGTTGATATGTCTAAATTAAGCCCTGAAGAGCGTGCAAAACTTGAAGCGGAAATCAAAGAAGACCAAGCTCGCCTAGCAGCTGAAAAGCAAACTATGCTAGAGATGTCATTAACCCATGAAATTGGCGAACAAAATCTGCAGTTCAAACCAATTTTGGCAAAATTATATGCCGATAATAAATATGACTTAATGTGGAAAGACAAGGCTGCAGAAAAACAATTCCTACGTGAATATGCCGCCATGGTAGCATCAGGCATTTCTAAACGTTCTGCGCAATCATTAATTAATTTACATAACGCTGAAAAAACGGGCGGGCTCACCTATGATGTATTACTAAGTGATGCTTTCCTTGATTACTTGTATTACAGCAAGAATGTAAATCAACAAGCACAACGTTGGTTATATACAACGAATGCTTACAAACCAGAATTACCAAATCAAGAAATTATTGACCAATGGCAAAGTGCGGTTAAAAACAATGCGGTTTCTGACTTTGTGAATGGATTATCCAATCATAATCGTTTATACCGTGAAACTGTACAATCGCTCCCGTCAATGATTTCATCTTCAGGTATTTCTGCAATGGGTAAAAAACTTGCTCTCAATGCGCAGCGTTTACGTGTTATTCCTGATTTTGAAAATGGCATTTTTGTCAATATTCCGAGTTATAAATTAAAATATTACCGTGATGGGAAAGCAATCTTAGAATCACGTGTTATCGTAGGAAAAAATGAACGCCGTACACCTGTTATGTATAGTCGCTTAAGCAATGTAGTGGTTAACCCGCCTTGGAATGCTCCTACACGCTTAATCAATGAGGATATTTTACCGAAACTAAAACGTGATCCTAGCTATGCAACAGCTCACAACTATTCTATTTTGGATAGCCGAGGCAATGCCATTGATCCTCACTCTATTAATTGGAGTCGTATTGGTGATAAATTTCCATATCGCATCCGTCAAGCTGCTGGTGACAGTGCATTAGGTAACTATAAATTCAATATGCCAAGTTCTGATGCAATTTATCTTCACGATACACCAAATCATAGTTTATTTAGTAAAAAAGATCGCGCATTAAGTTCTGGCTGTGTACGCGTAGAAAAATCCGACCAACTAGCCTCACTTTTATTACAAGAAGCGGGCTGGTCAGATGATAAAAAACGCAATGTTTTAGCAAGTAAGAAAACGACTTCTGCGAATATTCGTACAAATGACCCCGTATTCTTATATTATGTCACTGCATGGGTGGAAAACGGTCAAACACAAGTTTTACCAGACATTTATAAATACGATGATGCAGCAAGTTTTAGCGGTATTGATTGGGCGGTTGTAAAAAAATATCTTTAAAATGGTTTACACTAGAGAACTTTTTAATACAAAAATTGTCTAGGGTGAAAGATAGGTAATAAAAGAGACTATAAAATGAGTAATATTAACAAAAATCGTCGTAAATGGCTTTCGTTAGGCGGCATTGTTTTAGGCACAAGCATGATGCCAACTTCGGTATTAGCCATGGTCTCTACACCCAAACCTCGCATTCTCAGCTTTTATAATGTCAACACCAATGAACGATTAAGTGGTGAATTCTCTGCAACCACAGGGTTTAGTCGTTCACTACTTGCTAAACTTGATTATTTTATGAGAGATCGCCGTACTGACCAAGTCCATCATATGGATCCTAATCTCTTCATGAAATTTTATCATTTACAAAATAACTTAGGTTTACGTACGGCACAAATTGATGTAATTTGTGGTTATCGTAGTGCTAAAACGAATGCTGTACGCCATCGCCAAAGTCGTGGTGTAGCAAGTAATAGCTATCATATTAAAGGACAAGCGATTGATTTTAGAATGCCCGGTATCCCTTTAGCTAAATTACGTCAGGCCGCTGAAAATCTCAACAGTGGTGGCGTAGGATATTATCCCTATAGTAATTTTATTCATGTTGATACTGGACCAATAAGAGCATGGCGTGGTGCATAGAAAAATGTGATTAAAACCGCACTTCTGTGTGGTTTTTTTGTTATCAACAATAAGGAAAAAAGATGAATATTGAAATTATTCCAGTTACAGCCTTTCAGCAAAATTGCTCACTTATTTGGGATGATGAAAAAAATGCAGCAATTATCGATCCTGGTGGTAATGCGGAAAAGCTTATTCAACGCATTGAAGAACTCGAATTAAACCTTAAAGCTGTCCTATTAACACATGGACATCTTGATCATGTAGGTGCAGCAGAAGCGATTCGTGATCATTTCAACATTGAAATTTGGGGTTCGCAAGAAGAAGATCGTTTTCTATTTGAAAGTCTACCACAGCAATCTCAACAATTTGGTTTACCTTATGTTTCCGCATTTACACCTGATCGCTGGTTTAATCAAGAAGGCGAAGAAATTCAAATTGGCACATTAACCTTTGAAATTTTTCGCCTTCCAGGCCATACACCAGGTCACATTGGCTTTATTGAGCATGAAAAAAATATCGCTTTTACTGGCGATGTCCTTTTTCAAAATAGCATTGGGCGTACAGACTTTCCTCGTGGGAATTTCGATACATTGATCTCATCAATTAAAAATAAATTATTTACATTAAACGACGACATGGTTATTGTTGCAGGGCATGGTCCTTACACAACTATTGGACAAGAGAAACAAAATAATCCGTTTTTGAAGTAAAGATCTGAATTTTGGCTAAAAAAAAGCTCCTAATTTCTTAGGAGCACCAAAAAGGAATTTATGAATAAAATCTCTAAAGTTTAGCTTTATCAAAGGAATCTCGATAAAACATTAACTATTATATTGTTACGCTATAACAAATGCAAGTTTTTTCTTTACATTAATTTACAAACCTTTATAATTTGTAGTATTACTTCAACCGATTTTCCCATTCCTTCTAGAGTAATTAATTCATGCTTACTATGGAAATTATAGCCACCAGTAAAAATATTTGGACAAGCTAATCCTTTTTCCGCTAAAAATGCCCCATCCGTTCCACCGCGTATTAGTTTGTGATTTGGTGTAATACCGCAAGCTTTCATTGCTGCATCCGCAAGTTTAATCGCCAGTGGAACATTTTTAACTGTGTCATACATATTTTTGTAACTGTCTTCAATGACACATTCCACGGGCTCTTTCAGGCTTTTCTCTCTATTAAATTTTTCCACTAATTGATAAATAAACGCCTTGCGTTGCTCAAAATGAGCTTGGTCAAAATCTCGAATGAGATAATGTAGCTCAACTTTCTCAATATCCCCTTTAAAATCATCTAAATGGAAAAAACCCTCTTTACCCGATGTTTTTTCAGGGACATCATCTTTTGGAAAACCTTGTTGAAATTCACAAGCTAACGTAAGCGCATTCACTAATTTGTTTTTAGCATAACCCGGATGAATGCTCCGACCTTTAAAGGTAATTTTTGCAGTCGCAGCATTAAAGTTCTCATACTCTAATTCACCCACTTCTCCACCATCAATGGTATATGCCCAATCACAAGGAAAATCGTCCAATGGAAAATAATGCATCCCTAAGCCAATTTCTTCGTCTGGTGTAAATGCAACCCTAATATTACAATGTGCTATATTTTCTCGTTGCAAGATAGAAAGTACAGTCATAATTTCTGCGATTCCAGCTTTATTATCTGCACCAAGTAGAGTCGTTCCATCTGTCACAATCAAGGTTTTACCAATAAGCTGATGTAAAAATGGATAATACACGGGACTAATAAATTCAATTCCTAAACCTAATGCAATATCTCCCCCCCGATAATTTTCAATCACTTCGGGTTGAACATTTTTACCGCTGCATTGTGGTGAGGTATCAAGGTGGGAAATAAATCCAATAGTTCGTGTTAACTCGGGATGATTTGAAGGTAAATAAGCTGTGACAACGGCATGCTTAGTCACATTGACATCTTGTAAACCAAGTTTAATTAATTCTTGCTGCAAATGTAAAGCCAACTTCATTTGCCCTACTGAACTTGGTGAATGCTTTGCAGACGATTTAGATTGCGTATCAAACGCAACATAAGTTAAAAATCGCTCCAGTAATTTATTATAATCTTGTTCTTCCATTTTGATATTCTCCTTTGTTTTACTGCTAGTCTAATCCCAAAAATCCTTGCTGTTCTTGATATATAACAAGAAAGTGAAGAGTTATAAAATTTTCTGAAAAAAGTGCGGTCAGTATTTCAATAAAATTTTTCCTAAAAACGTGATTAAATCCTTTTCATCATTAACAATTCGCTATATCATAGCTGTTCAATTTTATGTCGCCCCTGCATCATTTTTGCAGGTTCATTTCTACTCAGTACCGATTAAATTGGTGAAATTAGGGAGAAAACCAAAGCTAGTGGAAAATCTGGTTCAAAAGCCTATTATTGATCTTCGTTCAATCAAAAAATCCTATGGTTCTAACACAATTATTAATGATTTTAATCTAACCATTAATAACGGTGAATTCGTCACAATTCTTGGCCCGTCAGGCTG
This genomic window contains:
- a CDS encoding KdsC family phosphatase, yielding MINEKLKKIKLVITDVDGVLTDGLLHYDANGEAIKSFHVRDGLGVKMLMDAGIQVAVLSGRDSAILRKRISDLGIKLFFLGKLEKESACLDLMKQAGVTAEQTAYIGDDSVDLPAFATCGLSFAVADSAPYVQNAVDYVLSLGGGKGAFREMSDMILHAQGKDEVYTSAKGFLKSVKNMGQ
- a CDS encoding PqiB family protein, whose amino-acid sequence is MTENNKPESQSIDEQYNNVEALLRKNKRISPFWLLPFIALCIGAILFFQIVQERGKTITITFSNGAGLVADKTPIRYQGLQIGVVKKVNFTDNMQKVKVEANVYSEATDVLKENTKFWLVQPSVSLAGISGLDSLVSGNYITLQPGDGDSEDEFIAEEQGPIAQVNPGDLLIHLISDDLGSISIGASVYFKKMPVGKIYDYRFNKENKVEIDVVIDKSFAHFVKKDSRFWNISGINANINSSGMHVAIESLNSVVQGAVSFDSPADSTQAVADSNYKLYSNLQAAKRGIEVSITIPVTAGLQAEQTSVYYGNEPVGILSSLSAVENNEEILKGTLLIDPSQASLLKTNTRIVLKNRKLDLGDVANPKKFFRGDYFEIIPGSGESKTQFDVIREYELLLKAPNTLVLTLTAPETYGIAEGQSVFYNNIAIGQIVKQHLNVDGVKFEAAIAAEYRNLIHENTQFVAASNFDVSFGIDGLRFESAMPSKWLQGGVRVLPKKGSGAPHSSYPLYKDISSAETGITGNLVNPTIVLHSTNLPSISKGSIVLYRQFEVGKIINVRPKANNFDIDVYIYPAYQHLLTDKSVFWVESAAQIDITPKGISIQASPVARSLKGAISFDNTGSGKNKTLYPSELRAKSAGQVITLLTDDATALSKGMSLRYLGMNVGEVEQIALDQKTNRITAKALINPSYMGMIAKEGTVFKVISPQISAGGIENLDSLLQPYIDIELGKGPSKTQFNLAQTAQPRNKYSNGVPFILETSDAMNLTEGSPVLYRGVEVGTVRKFELNSLGDRVLVHIAITPKYQHLVRKNSEFWVSSGYDFNLGWKGAEFNTGSVQQLLKGGISFSTPSGTIVQPQATANQRFMLQVKKPAEAPTWNSGALPANQ
- a CDS encoding paraquat-inducible protein A; this encodes MTKTPDFSHATYKLVRCIGCDATVSVCRPQEGEYAQCPRCHHKLQSGSRWSLKRCSLIALSILILMPFALGYPLLSLDLLGTKIDASVWKGIWKMAVEGYSYTAFMIFICAVLMPVSFAILVIMLQLSKLLKIKPRNVLLFLGYIKPWVMFDVYLVALAVTMFKVREYATLEVDVYLIAFVFTALLTTLLFIKINLDDLWHDFYPEQKPVTQSDKPLVLCTACDYTFLKEDQEYDHRHRAICPRCESVIDIPDSIKLQRVWATLVSGVIMLFPANLLPISGVYLTGSLSEDTLMSGVISFVSMGSYFVAFVVFFASVFVPISKILIMVYLLASVHFKWRHSIKWQMRLLHIVHFVGRWSMLDLFVLALMMSLVTRGQIINFTVGPAAFYFGAAVFLTMISTSQFDSRLIWKIYDRKQ
- the proQ gene encoding RNA chaperone ProQ, coding for MTDSQVEAQVENSAEGIQKLTDTKAIIAYLVEKFPLCFIAEGEAKPLKIGLFQDLAEALKDDERVSKTQLRQALRQYTSNWRYLHGCREGAERVDLYGNPAGVLDAEHVSHAAQQLAEAKAKFADKRKAELAAKKTQQKRPARKPNTNQTTRKPKAPQVKLSAVDFTTLSTGSKVKVKVGEQAKNATVLNLEKDGARVELENGLVMTVTADRLFA
- a CDS encoding KpsF/GutQ family sugar isomerase, with protein sequence MNYLQIARETLSVESQALAQLSQRLDDAFSQVVDLILTCEGRLVIGGIGKSGLIGKKMVATFASTGTPSFFLHPTEAFHGDLGMLKPIDIVMLISYSGETDDVNKLIPSLKNFGNKIIALTSNKNSTLARHADYVLDITVEREVCPNNLAPTTSALVTLALGDALAVSLITARHFQPADFAKFHPGGSLGRRLLCKVKDQMQTRLPITTPDTSFTDCLTIMNEGRMGVALVMKNQQLKGIITDGDVRRALTANGADTLNKTAKELMTSSPKTIHENEFLAKAEDLMKEKKIHSLVVVNDENNVVGLVEFSS